aatataaacgcATATCACTAGTTTAACATTATAACCAAACAacgaaaaatatatgaaaaacaaATGATGCTTTAGCTTTCATTCTAATTTTGAGAAATGGTAGGAGCACAACTGCAACTACTACGATTCCAAGAAATAAACTCCAGCTAGtaaataaatatctatatttCACAAGATAGATGTCTTGGAATGTTTACCTTTAAGCTCTCTCATATATCGAGTACGAATAAATGACCATAATATATCAGTAGACTTGGTTTGATTTAAACACCCTGAAAGATTACATTGAGCATCAGGGATACCTTTATCAATTATTGCAAGGGAAAGAAATGGGTCTTGCCGTCTTGGCATGCATTGGTTCCCCATGAACATAGGTACACATAAAGGCACCACATGCTATGAGTGCATGAGAGCTCACACgtgtgaggaaaaaaaaaaaaaggagagagagCCAAACTCTATTATAATTACAATGCTGTCATAAATTACAACATGTCACACATGATGTGAGACTCAACGAATGGCATCTCAAAATTTGGCGTCTGCCTTGTTCACACATATGGTACACACTCGAAATACAAATCATAAGATGCTTTCATACCTCATAAGTGCTTGGCAGATGGTCACAATCTTTTGTCACTGATGAATTATCAACCCACAGAAGAAACTATCATCATAAGCTTCATTTTCTTCACTTATAGACCAAAGCATTCAACTGTCTTTCTAACTGCGTAACAAAAAGAGAATAAGAGACCCAATTTCATCACTGATGATGACTATTGAACTTAACTCATGCACTTACAGGTTTGATTATCCTGAATATCTTACTAAAATACAAACAGTTAAGATGATGCGTTTGTGGACTTGTACAAATTCACCATTTTTGTGCCAAATCAACAAATTTAAAAGGGAACAGACATTGAACGGTTGATTAAAAGGGAACTCAATTTTTGCCGCATTTTATTAATAGTTGAAGTTcaattagaaaaaataaaataaaataaaatgtgacAATCTTAACCTTTATTTTCCATGAAGAGCAATGCAGAGAAAGGGGACAactgcactttttttttttttttttttttaaggagaaGGGACAAGTGCTAGTTAGCAAGGCTCCAACACCACACTGATACTCTGGAGTAAAAAAGGGGAGAAAGACTTAACTGAACGTTCGTCAGGTCAATTAAGTGCCTCTCTATTGAGCCAATAGGGCTATCATCAGGATTTTCCATAAAAGTATGAGACTTATATGatgattgagatatgaacttGAAGAAATAAAGATAAATGCACACCTGAGCATTTTTCATCTTCTGTCTGTGCAATTCCTCCACAAGGCTTCCAATACTGACATTAGAGATAAGTTTCAGATGTGTCAAAATAGCAATTATAATTTCAGTACTAGATTTTGGCTGTCATATCATACCTTTGTTGTAGATTAATCAACTGAGCCTGCAGCTCCCTCTCCCTAGCAGAAGTAGGCGATATCTGGATGTTGCACAAAATTAACAACAACTAAGTCTTAATCCCAAACTATTTGGAGTCAGATTGTGCAAAATTAAGATCATTTTATTCTATAACGGATATGACTAGTTAACACGTGTCTTTTACATGGAATTGATAAACTCTTTTCATCAAATATCATCTGAAACTGAAAATTGGTTAGGGCAGCACCATAACTCACAGCAAAAGTCATtgactatttatataaataattttactttaagCACACATAATCACTGatcaataaattaataaataaacaaACTTCCACATTACCATAAACAGTGACATAGTAAAATGACACACATTAGATGCTCCCGACAAGAAACAAAAATATGAATCATTACATCCACGCACACACAGAGATGATGGTAGTGGTGACCAGCAGTGACGAAGAATTAAGAAAGAAATTGGCAAAATCCGTTGCAGTCTTGAACTTTGGGAATTTTGCTATAAAACCTCCAACTAAATAAGTGTTATAATGGATCCTTAAATTATTTGAATTGGTGCTAATGAGTACTAATTTTATTGCAACGAATACAATATTGGGTAGTTATAGAAATTTCTGAAATTTTTGAACATTTTAATACTTGTTCCTAATGCCTAAATATAGAAAAACTAATGCATTAAAAATTGTAAATATGATATGTTCGTAACGTCAATGTATGAAGGTTTTATTATATGACATTAGGTCCTCAATCGTTCTTAAGAGAATTGCatgcaaattatatttttttatgttaaattaGTTCTTAATAGCAGCAAATCAAAATGTTTAAGGTTTCAATCAAATATGACTTCAGTTTGAATGGCtcaatagaataaaaaaaaaaaaaaaactttaatgcATTTTTATAAAGAAATAATAGCTTATAATTGCCCAATTTCATACAAATGCGGATTTTATGTATCTAAATTGCAATCTGACGTGTTTTGCTAGAAATTCTACAATCAGCATGACCTTGCCCCAAAAAATAATACCTATTTTTTTAAGGAAGAAAAAAGTACATGTACCTGCAAAAGGTCATTTGTGGCTGCTTCAGCTGACTCCATTTGCTTGCCTGCATTAAAAATGACTCGGGTGAAATAATTATTGCATACAGGGATAAGTACCAATAACAAAAATGATTAAAAGATGAGAGGCATTACCAGAGCTTTGTTCCACACACTTGATCAATTTAAGAATTTCTTCCTGTCAACATAGAATAAGTACTTTTGAACATAATACATTTACAATGAAGATATAACACATAGAAGGAACATACCCTTTGCATGGCGTTCTGCTGCAAAATGCAATGCAGTGATGGGAGAACTGAGGCAACTGTAAGGTTTGATGTTGATAGACTAGTTGAACCTCCACAAACTGGACTGAAATAACAGTTTGTAGGACCCTGAAATCAGAAAAATAATGGCAATGGTTACAAAGCCATTGCCTAAAAGATAAATTTCTAAGTTTCACACACAATGTCGATCAAGCATACATAAAACTCAAACAGAGACTTAAAGATCAAGCCCCAAGTTcactagaagaagaaaaaataaatttagaaattaaatCTCCTAAAGCACCAAGCACAAATCCCATTGAAAATAAAGTTAAACAAGGAGCATTGGGacttcagtatttctctttttatTGACATTATCTGATATGTAATAGCTACCTCAATTAAAAGAAACCTTACATGGCCTTTCTCTCCAATAAAAACAAAATTCACTAGATTGCATACATAAAGATTAGAGTTTCAAGTAAATGTGGCATATTTTGACCAGACTTGCCAACCTGACTCCACAACCTGTTTCAACCTGCACAAAACCCGAAAGGCCGACAAAATTGAGAAGTCAACCCAACAACCTTTATGACCCAACCCAAGGTTGACTTTGTTCCGATTGATCCAATCAACCCACATTTTGACcggaaaattaaattaataaaaatattcaacCCGAAGCAACCAGCAAATTGACCCCACCTGACTAGGAATTCTTTGGGTATAGTGACTCAATGGGTGACCCAATTCAACCCAGAATCCCAAATCACCAGAACCCACCCGATCTAACCCGTTTTACACCTCTAGTTGCAAGACAAATAAACTGTCTGAGGATTCACACTTGTGCCCACAATTTTTTAGAAAGATTAACTCCACCAATTCTCATCAGTCGATAAACAGACTTGAGTGTCACAATAAAGGCATGGTTGAAAACTAAATTTTGACAAGCTTTAAACTTTCTTGATATAGCAATTTTCCTCTTGCTAGCTAAAGACCGGGATTTGTAAACCTGAGACCATGGCATGTAAATCAAATTACCTTTGGGCTGAGATCTGCTGAAGTGACTTTGAAGCGTCCCTTACGTTGGACAACTGCTCCTTCTGACAAATCCTCCGCTGTGTAAACAGatgtaataataaaatatatttgtaATGAATATAAACAAGTAATATCATTTACCATTATATGcataaggagaaaataaatgcgAGAACCACAACCGACATACCAGATGAAAGGTTATTTGCATCTCTTTTCTGTCGATATAACAATGGACCACTATAGTTTCGCTCTGGTTGATATTTTGGCTGTAGAAAATCCCTACAACACATTCGAAGATACCCCAAGCTATTATTAAGTACTAGAACCAAACTGTTTCACATAGATAAAGGACACTGTCAAACAGCAACCAAATGTCAAGTCAACTTCATGATAATATCATGTTGCATCAATCGACTATTGATGTGTTCACAAACTGATGAAATTTAGATGTGTTTATAAACTTAACTTACATTTCCCACCATGGTTTTAAATAGCGGCCGTTACATGTTATTTAAGGAAAATTAACCTACCATTACCGTTTTGAACGATAAatgatgaatttttaaaattgggtGTTTAATGGCCATTACTTAAAGGCCATTATTCTTGTAAGGCAGAATCTTAGGCTTTTTTTGGATAGTAATCATGTGAAGGCAGCAATAACAGGCTTTTTTGGGCAGAAGGCAGTGTTGGCTTTATTCATTCACTTCTCTACACTTTCTCACTAGGCATTTTGttattttctctcaattttctccaCATTCCGCAATCAAGTGAAATCCTTCGTTTCTTCAGAAATTTTTGAGCTCAAAAGCATTGATCATCAAATAGATAAGGTGATTTTGAAGTCAAGGAGAGCAAATCAGCACTTCTACATTCAAATTTTTACAAAGAGTGAGTTATTTGTATTTTTTGACAGTGATTTTGCTCATTTGATATAAAAACTTATGATTTTTGTTAGGTTGTGATGAGGGCAGGGATCAAAACAGAGGAAGGGAACTGAAGAAATACAGCAAAGGCTGGGTGGTGTATTCTAGAAGGGTGAAGAAAGTTCCAAAAGGGAACTCGTTTGCAGCAAATAAAAATCCACAGCTAAGCAAGGAGGGAAATTCTGTTGAAAGGATTGCTGAGGGAGAATGTACGTGGATGAAAGCCCATGAGGCAGAGAAACTACAAGAAGGGAATTTAGTTAAGAAGGGGCATCTTTTTCTGGAATTGTAATTGGGGGTTTGTTTTTTCCTCTTTCAGTCCAGCGTGTAAGCTTTGGGGGGGGGCGGGCTTAGGAGATTCTTCTCCGGGAATTCTGGCTGttgccatttttatttttcaattccttTGTATTAAACTTCTGTTCTGCACTGTTGAGGAAATTGTGTTACATTGTTGTGTgttgaatttaaatatttcagAGCAATTCATTACTCTATCAAGTTGTTCATGAAATTTATAGTATGAAGTTTTATTTTGCCCAATCTATAGGTTATtgtttatttttttctaaattttaactattttcaGAATCATTTTCAGGCAAATATATAAATAGTTAGAAAATAACATCAAAGAAAGTTTTAGGCTTCAATAATGTTTGCAAGTATAAATTTAGGTTTTGACAAGACATGAAATTAGCCCTTgaaattaattttcataaattaaatagtAAGTTTAAAacctaattttaaattaaatgctTAGTAGTCTAAGAATGATGGATTTAATGTCTTTATGCTTATTATTTAGTTGTATATCTTAGTTTTAATTATATCTTTATATATCCATTACTTTCATTAACTTAGCGAattttcccaaaaaaaaaaagtagcgATAGGCCGTTTATTATGTTACTGCCAATATAGGCCTGTTTACTTTACCTACGACTGCAAAAGTGGCCACAACTGCAATTTAAAGCCATGTTTCCGACTCCAGGCATAAATAATCAGAAGCCAAATAGCAGCCTCAAGCAACTCTAGCATATGGAACCCACAAAACATAACAAAGTCCTTAATCCTAAAAGTAATTTGCAGGGAGGGAAGGTGAGGGGAAGATATATGTAAAACTTCTTTTTTTCCTCATTTCACAAAACTCTAAAATTTGAAGCTCTTAAGAGCCAAAATATAACTCTTTGAAGTAACAAACAAAAATTCTCTTTTTCCAGGACAGGGACCATAAAAAATGTGTCAATTATTCATCTGATGTTAAATATCAAATAGACATTAAAGAGAGAGATATAGATAAAATCAACTTCAGTTAGAATATGAAGCTCACCTGTTCTCATCTCCAACAATCTTTTTGGGAGAAAAAGCATTATCTGGCATTAATGGTCCACTCAAAAATTTTTTATGCTCCATAACAACGATACGTGGTAAAGAACTTCTCCTACTGGGATTATGACCATCATTTGCTTCACATTCTTGGTTAGCTGACAATTTTGTAAGAACCTGTTGCTCAGAATCTGTTTGGGCAGTACCTTTCCAACTTGGACTAGTTCCATCCACATCATCATCTCCAAAATCAAAACAGCCTCTGCATTATAATACATGGTTGCATAATTAATGAAAAACCTAAAACCATAAAAGCAACAGATATTTTATGCTGAGTTGATATGTTAAAATCATTGTAGAAAATGCAAATGCACAACAATTGATTGAATATTATATAATGCATTATATAGGTCCAACATCGTAACACTTTCCATTTACTGGAATGCAATTCACAATCTCTTTAATGTAAAAACATTGCCCACTACCATCAAAGCCAGTTACATATGTGAAAGTCTGAGCAATTAGAACCAGGAAGGCAAGGCCAGGATAAAAGAAGACATAAGAAAAGGATAAAGAGTCTTACTTAAGTGCTTGAAGAGGTTTAATAGGAAATGAAGAAAGTGAACTCTCCAAATCATGAAGATCACTAAAACCATCCTGAAACAATGAAAGATGAATGTGAAACACATGGCAGAATGACCTTGAGTCCACAGTTTTCAGGAAACACCCGAGAATGAggggggaaaaaaaagaaaaaaaccacAATGAAATTGCTGGCATGAAAAGATACCTCATGACTAGGAGCAGCAGTTGAATGGTTAGCCCTTTCATGGGACAGGCTCTCAGCTGTAGTAGGCTCAACATTGTTGTTCCTGTCCCCTTGCTTCATGCTCACATCAGGATCTTCTGCATTTGGTATGCCATCAAAATCCTGAATCTGCAGGTAGGACAATGCCGGTGACAAGGTAGAAAAGTTAATGCAATGTTTTGTCCACAAATGAAATCATTTGAATGAAAAACTTTATATGCATCAAGTTCAGAAATTGAAGTTACTTACAAGAGCAGCCTGACTTTTCAAATCCTCAAGGTTGAAGTTCCATGCACTGATTCCTCTTATATACTCTTGCTGCAATATGACCAGAGTTAGATTAACAATTCCATCAAATTTTGGCCAGAAAGATCAGAAACTGTCAACCAATTTGATTATGTAAATACCACTGTACAACATACCCATCTATACACACAAACACATACAAATAAGTAAAACTTTATCCCAGTACATATTTAATAAACTAGGATAACATTGTAAGGGTATCACCTCATTTTCAAAAGTCAAGAAGTTCCAAACCACcaaaacttgaaactaaattagTTCAAATTTCTTGTTCTTCAGTCCAATCTGGATAGTTCCCATTTTTGTAAGGagccataaaaattcaatttatcatgaCTCAAATGcagataaatttttaaaaatagaataAGTGAAATGACAATATGTAACCAATACAAagattcaaaatttccttcagccaaaatatgGCCAGTGTATAGGCTTTACCCTTTTTTAATTATTGGAACTTCATTCCTCTTCAATTGCAGAAGTTTCATCaatatcaataattaatttgCACAGCTTTGATCAATTTTAACTCTAAGAGCAAGCTTTCTTAGGGTTTATCATTAACTGAAACCATAAAAGCTACCAGCCCAATACAGCGGCCATTAACATGAAAAAAAATACTATGATGCTGGGAGGTAGTTAACCAGTGATATAATTTTGGAAACTCAAGAAAATATCAGCCGTTTGTAAAAGAGCACTTAACTGggtggtctctctctctctctcttagcaTTGACAATGCAAGGACCAGCCTAGAGATTCTAAGGATGTTAGCAATTAaagcaaaaattataatttttttatgatataaCTCACGTAAACCCTTCAACCCAAAGTGCAAAGGACCTAGACCAAAATAACTACGATGATGAAACATAGAAAAATTTAAACAATCCACATATTTCACCTGTGATAATTGCTCCTTATTTTCATACAGAGCCTTATTCTGAACAAGAAGATCAGCCTCTTTTTCCTGAAAAAAAAAATggggggaagaagaagaagaagaaaagggaagGTTAAGGAATCATAAAGAAGTTATGCCTCATTTAATAGCAGAATTTGCCAACTGAAAAGACAGTTTCAGATGAGCAAGAGACCTTCAGCTTCTTAAAACGCTCTCCTAAAGGAGGAAGTCCTTCAATAATGGTACGTCTAAGATATTCATTTGACCGTGCTTGTTTAAAGAACTGATGTTTCAAAAGCTTTTCTGAGGTGGGACGTTTCTTTGGATCCTTCACTAAGCAAGCAGCTACCATCTCTTTAAATGACTGAAAGTGTGCAAAACTTTGAGGGAGACTTCACAAGCATAATAGCGAGAACGTTCCAATTGAATAATAGAAAAAAACCTTAGAAAATTTCTTGTCTCTTTCATAGTCAAGTCCTGGAGGTGCATTTTGTAAAGTCATCAGCAAAACCTAGAGTATCAGAAATTACAAAGGAAAGAGATCAAAATATAAACAGGTAAAATAAGCACCTACAAAATACTTCTGATGTAATGGTAAGTATCAAAGATAAAATTTACTTTCATTGGTGGATACTTGGAGAAAGGAGCATGGCCATGAGCAAGTTCAAGAGCAGTTATTCCAAATGACCAAATGTCTGCTCTGTTCGCAGAAACAGAATTTCAAAAGTGTATTCAATCCATGATTCGCAACTTTAGAGAAACCaagaaaaataaggaaattaaaaaaaaaaggatccaAGGCTTACTCACTTAAAGTCATATCCATGTAATTGCTGCATAACTTCAGGAGCCATCCTGAGAGAAAAGCAcaaaaggaagaaagaaaatgCTTCTGATCACATTACAAATTCATTTGTTTCTGATAATCCACACTGAGATTTGATTTCACACAGCAAAGCATTAACAGGaagtgaaaaggaaaaataagtCAATGAATCACCAGCACGGAGTTCCAACAAAGGTATTTCTGGATCGCTGCCTATCTCCTGTATCAAACATACATGCTGACACTCCAAAGTCTGCTAATTTAACTGCACCATCATTATCAATTAAGATGTTCCCAGCCTGCAAAGGGGCATCCGGAAAGCAGATAAGAATTACTGCACCATAGTATTCTCCACATTGATTGACAAAGAGTTCCCAGAATAAGAATGCAACATGCTATCACGCTAACAACGGACAGGCAATTACCCAGACAGCTATATGTattataaaagaaatgaaatgataacAACCACTCCAACCCCCAAAAAAAGTAACATAAAGACATGCACAGAGAGAGAGGGTATGGCTGGGAAGGAGAAGATATTCTATTGAAGAGTAATGACAACAGTCACCTGGAAAGCAGTACTCCTCAGTACATGGTATGGGTACAGAGATGTGCTACAACACTTACTTAGAAATACGGCACTCAGGgctaggttggtatgccaatttgGATCACAGTATGTGAATTAAATTTGTTTGCCATATGAACTATATTTATTCGATTCATTAGGCTTTTTATTACATAAATTTTACTCCTAAGAAGAATTTTACACACCAAAGTACCCAAATAAAAAGAAACTTTGAAATAATTTTACAGTCTACATAAATTTTAATacgtatatatatatcaattcttCCTCCTCCTCTTTGGCATGGCTCTTCTACCTCTTCTTATCagtaaattttttgttttttcttcTCCTCCATATtatttcttcttctctttatGGGCACTGTTTCTCCTCTGTTTTTCCCTTAGAAACTTCTTCTTTTCCTTCTGGCAATTGT
The Hevea brasiliensis isolate MT/VB/25A 57/8 chromosome 15, ASM3005281v1, whole genome shotgun sequence genome window above contains:
- the LOC110632421 gene encoding serine/threonine-protein kinase BLUS1 isoform X1; the encoded protein is MEHISEKRYPVSAKDYKLFEEVGEGVSATVYRALCVPLNERVAIKVLDLERCNNDLDGIRREVQTMSLIDHPNVLRAHCSFTTGHNLWVVMPYMAGGSCLHIMKYAYPEGFEEPVIATMLRETLNALVYLHKHGHIHRDVKAGNILIDNDGAVKLADFGVSACMFDTGDRQRSRNTFVGTPCWMAPEVMQQLHGYDFKADIWSFGITALELAHGHAPFSKYPPMKVLLMTLQNAPPGLDYERDKKFSKSFKEMVAACLVKDPKKRPTSEKLLKHQFFKQARSNEYLRRTIIEGLPPLGERFKKLKEKEADLLVQNKALYENKEQLSQQEYIRGISAWNFNLEDLKSQAALIQDFDGIPNAEDPDVSMKQGDRNNNVEPTTAESLSHERANHSTAAPSHEDGFSDLHDLESSLSSFPIKPLQALKGCFDFGDDDVDGTSPSWKGTAQTDSEQQVLTKLSANQECEANDGHNPSRRSSLPRIVVMEHKKFLSGPLMPDNAFSPKKIVGDENRDFLQPKYQPERNYSGPLLYRQKRDANNLSSAEDLSEGAVVQRKGRFKVTSADLSPKGPTNCYFSPVCGGSTSLSTSNLTVASVLPSLHCILQQNAMQREEILKLIKCVEQSSGKQMESAEAATNDLLQISPTSARERELQAQLINLQQSIGSLVEELHRQKMKNAQLERQLNALVYK
- the LOC110632421 gene encoding serine/threonine-protein kinase BLUS1 isoform X2; its protein translation is MEHISEKRYPVSAKDYKLFEEVGEGVSATVYRALCVPLNERVAIKVLDLERCNNDLDGIRREVQTMSLIDHPNVLRAHCSFTTGHNLWVVMPYMAGGSCLHIMKYAYPEGFEEPVIATMLRETLNALVYLHKHGHIHRDVKAGNILIDNDGAVKLADFGVSACMFDTGDRQRSRNTFVGTPCWMAPEVMQQLHGYDFKADIWSFGITALELAHGHAPFSKYPPMKVLLMTLQNAPPGLDYERDKKFSKSFKEMVAACLVKDPKKRPTSEKLLKHQFFKQARSNEYLRRTIIEGLPPLGERFKKLKEKEADLLVQNKALYENKEQLSQQEYIRGISAWNFNLEDLKSQAALIQDFDGIPNAEDPDVSMKQGDRNNNVEPTTAESLSHERANHSTAAPSHEDGFSDLHDLESSLSSFPIKPLQALKGCFDFGDDDVDGTSPSWKGTAQTDSEQQVLTKLSANQECEANDGHNPSRRSSLPRIVVMEHKKFLSGPLMPDNAFSPKKIVGDENRDFLQPKYQPERNYSGPLLYRQKRDANNLSSAEDLSEGAVVQRKGRFKVTSADLSPKAMAL